Genomic window (Flavobacteriales bacterium):
ATCGACGACATCCCGCTGGACGATCCAAAGACCTTCGCCCTGTACCAGCGCGCCGAGACCAACGGCACCTTCCAGTTCGAGAGCGGCGGCATGCAGAAGTACCTGCGGGAGCTGAAGCCCGACCAGTTCGGCGACCTCATCGCCATGAACGCGCTCTACCGGCCGGGGCCGATCGAATACATCCCCAGCTTCATCAAACGCAAGCACGGGCAGGAGGAGATCGTCTACGAGCTCCCCGAGATGGAGGAACTGCTGAAGGAGACCTATGGCGTCACCGTGTACCAAGAGCAGGTTATGTTGCTCAGCCAAAAGCTGGCGGGCTTCACCAAGGGCGACGCGGACGTGCTGCGGAAGGCCATGGGCAAGAAGGACCGCGCCACGCTGGACAAGATGAAGGGGAAGTTCCTCGAAGGCACGTCCACCAAGGGCCTCGACGCGAAAGTCTGCGCCAAGGTGTGGACCGACTGGGAGGCCTTCGCGCAATACGCCTTCAACAAAAGCCACAGCACCTGTTACGCCTTCGTCGCCTACCAGACCACCTGGCTCAAGGCGAACTACCCGGCGGAATTCATGGCCTCGGTGCTCACGCATTCGCAGAGCGCCATCGACAAGGTGACCTTCTTCATGGAGGAATGCCGCCGCATGGGCATCCCCGTGCTGGGGCCGGACGTTAACGAAAGCGGCTTCCAGTTCAGCGTGAACAAGCAAGGCCAGATCCGTTTCGGGCTGGGTGCTGTGAAGGGCGTGGGCGAAGGTGCCGTGGACGCCATCGTGAGCGAACGGCAAAGCGAGCGCGGCCCTTACGTGAGCGTGTATGACCTGATGCGCCGCGTGAACCTGCGCAGCGCGAACCGGAAATCGCTGGAGAGCCTGGCCTATGCAGGCGCGTTCGACGGCTTGGGCGGCATGCACCGGGCGCATTTCTTCTTCAGCCCCGGCGAAGGCAAGCCGACCTTCATCGAGACGCTGGTGCGCTACGGCCAGCAGCATCAGGACGGTGCGGACAGCTCGCAGGTGAACATGTTCGACATGAGCGAGGAAGGCGCCGCCATACCCGAACCGATGCTTCCGCCTGCGGAACCATGGAGCGCCTTGGAACAATTGCACCACGAGAAGGAGGTGATCGGCTTCTACCTCAGCGGCCATCCGCTGGACGACCACCGGATCGAGATCAAGCACCTGTGCAATGCGCAATTGCCGCAGCTTGCGGACCTGAAGAGCGTGGCGGGCCGTGAACTGTGCATGGCCGGCATCGTCACCAAGGCTGAGCACCGCATCGCCAAGAGCGGGAAGCCCTTCGGAAGCTTCTCAATGGAAGATCACTATGGCAAGCATGATTTCATGCTTTTCAGCGAGGATTACATGAAATTCAAGCTCTACCTGCAGGCCGGCACGCTGCTGCTACTGAAAGGCAGGGCCATGGAACGCACTTGGGGCCGCGACGAGGGCCAGTTGGAGTTCAAGATCTCCAATATCGACCTCTTGAGCGATGCGCGTGAGAAATACATCACCAAGCTCATCCTGAAGATGGACGCCGCCCGCGTGAACGAAGAATTGAGCCGGGAGCTTTCCGACATACTGGCCGAAAACAAAGGGACCTGCAAAGTGCTGATCTCCTTGGTCGATAGCGGGGAAAACATCATGGTGGACGCGCCGAGCAAAGCCAGAACGGTGGCCATCACCAATGAGCTTACCGACCGATTGGATAACTTGGTCGACCTGAAATGGTCGCTTAGCTGACCAAGTGTCAGGCAAAAACGGTCCGGTATGGTTTTCGACAAGCCGCACGTAATCCCGAACTTAGCGGCACCAAACGCTCCCTTGCCAAAGAAATCACACACCAAATCGGGCGACCGAACGCCCACAACGCAACACAAAAACATGGCACTTGAACTGACCGACAGCAATTTTGAGGAACTCGCGCTGAAGAGCGACAAGCCGGTGATGGTGGACTTCTGGGCGGAATGGTGCGGCCCTTGCCGTATGGTCGGCCCCGTGGTTGAAGAACTCTCCAAGGAATACGAAGGCAAGGCCGTGATCGGCAAGGTCAACGTGGACAACAACCCCGGCGTCGCCACCAAGTACGGCATCCGCAGCATCCCCACCATCCTCTTCCTGAAGAACGGCGAAGTGGTGGACCGCAGCGTAGGCGCGGTGCCCAAGGCACAATTAGCCAGCAAGCTGGAAGGGCAATTGACGCCTGTCGCCTAAGAGACAGCGAAAAGCATCTTTAGACCAGAAGGCCCGGACCGCTCCGGGCCTTTTGCATTTTGGATCGCCGCAGGCCCGCCATGTGTCGGAGATATGGCTGGGCGTGAGTAGCGGTGACGTTCGCCTTTGCGCGACCCCGGTAGGCACCGGGGGCGAAAATGTTCGGCCATGGTCGTTTCACGCGAACTGTAGATCGTACAACTTCCTGTACGCCCCGTTCATAGCCAACAGCTCCTGGTGCGAGCCCTGCTCGATGATGCGGCCTTCACCGATCACGAGGATGCGGTCCGCTTTCTGGATCGTGCTTAACCGGTGTGCGATCACGATGCTGGTCCTGCCTTGCGTGATCTTCTCCGTGGCCTGTTGGATCAACTGCTCGCTCATGCTGTCCACGCTGCTGGTGGCCTCGTCGAGCACGAGCACTTTGGGCTGGTTCACAAAGGCGCGCATAAAAGCGAGCAGTTGGCGTTGGCCCACGCTGAGGATGGCGCCGCGTTCCCGCACATCGGTATCATATCCCAGCGGCAATTGCATGATGAAGTCGTGCGCACCCACGGCCTTCGCGGCTGCGATCACCTCCTCACGCGAGATCTTGTCGTCGTGCAGCGTGATGTTGTTGTGTACCGTGTCGCTGAACAGGAACACATCCTGTAGGACCACGGAGACGCTCTTGCGCAGCTCCCCAAGGCGATAATCACGGATGTTCACGCCGTCCAGCAGCACTTTGCCCTTCTGGTATTCATAGGCGCGGCTCAGCACGTTCACGATGCTGCTCTTGCCGCTTCCGGTGGCGCCCACCAAGGCGATCATCTGCCCGGCTTTCGCGGTGAAGGAGATGTTCTTCAGCACGTATTCCTCGTCGATATAGGCGAACCAGAGATCCACGAAAGCGATGTTGCCTTGGACCTCGGCCGTGCTCAGGGTGCCACTCTCGTCCATGGTGGCCTCGGTATCCAGCACGGCGAAAACACGCTCACTGCCCACCATGCCCATCTGCAACACGTTGAAGCGGTCGGCCAATTGGCGGATCGGGCGGTAAAGCATGTTGATGAACTGGATGTAGGCGATCAGTTCCCCGAAGGTGGCCACGCCTTTCAGCACGTCGCCCACGCCCCACCAGATGAGGAAGGCCAGCGAAACGGCACTGAGGATTTCCACGATCGGAAAGAAGAGCGAGTAGGCGAACACGGACCGGATATGCGCGCCCCGATGTTCCTTGTTGATGGCCGTGAACTTGCGGTACTCCTGCCTTTCGCGCCCGAAAAGCTGAACGATGGCCATGCCTTGGATGTGCTCCTGCACGAAGGCGTTGAGCCGCGCCACTTGCGTCCGCACGTCCTGGAAACTCTTCTGGATGGCGTTCTTGAAGATATTGGTGGCCCACAGCAGCAACGGGATCGGCACCATGCTCCACAGCGCGAGTTCCCAGTTGTAAACGAACATCACGACCACCACCACGGTCAGCTTCAGGAGGTCGCCCATGATCGAGAGCAGGCCTTGTGAGAAAATGCTCTCGATGGTCCCGATGTCGCTGATCACGCGCGTGACGAGCGTACCGATGGGCGTTCGGTCGAAGTAGCGCATGCGGAAGCCCACGATCTTGGTGAAGAGCTGCTGACGCAGGTCGAAGGTGATGGTCTGCCCCAGCCAGCTCGTCCAATAGCCTTGGTAGAACTGGACGATACCTTCCACGACCAGCAGGCCCACCACGATCGCCATCATCATGTAGAGGCCGTTCAGGTCACCCTTGACGGCGTAGTTGTCCACCATCTTGGCCATCAGCACGGGGCGCACCACCGCTACCAGCGAAAGGAAAATGGTGAGCGCGAACGTGATCCAGAACAGCCTGCGGTAGGGCCGTACGAACTGCATCACCCGGCGGAACAGCCCCACATCGAACGCCTTGCCCTTGGTGCCGCTCATGCTTCTCGTTGCTGGATGAAGGGATATTCGATGCGCGATAAGTAGAGCCCGCAGGCCGGCGCGCTCTTGCCTGCCTTTCCGCGATCATGCGAGGCGAGCACTTCGGCCATGTACTCCACCGGCCAATGGCCCTTCCCGATGCGGATGCAGGTGCCCACGATCGCGCGCACCATGTTCCTCAGGTACCGGTCCGCGGTGATGGTGAAGCGATAACCGACCTCCGTGGCCACCCAGTTCGCTTGGCGCACATCGCAAATGGACGTGCCGTTGTCGCTGCCGGTGCGCTGGAAGCAGCTGAAATCCTGCGTACCGATCAACACTTGGCAGGCAGCATCCATGGCAGCGACATCCAGTTCCACGCTGAGCAGACAGGACTTGTCGTGGAGGAACGGATCCTTTCGCCGGTGGATCAGGTAGGTGTACTCGCGTTCCCGCGCGCTGAAACGGGCGTGGGCATCATCCGCGACCGGGATCAGGCGTTTGGCGGCGATGCTCGGCGGCAGCATACCGTTTATGCTGTTGTAGAATCCGTCCGTGTTCTCGATCGGCTCCGGAGCATCGAAATGGATGAAGTAGGAAGAGGCATGGACACCGGTGTCGGTGCGGCCGCAGCCCAAGGCCGTCACCTTCGGCCTTCTCAGCCGCATGCGGAGCGCCCTTTCAACTTCCTCCTGCACGGTGGTCGTGCCCGCCAGTTGCCGCTGCCAGCCCCGGTAGGGCGTGCCGTCATAGGCGAGTTCCATGAAATAGCGTGGCATGCTTGGGCGATCGGTCGATCGGTCGATCAGATGATCAGATGATCAGATGATGAGAAGATGGGAATGCGGGGCGCAAAAGTAGGACGGGAACAAGGGCGATCTTTGTCCGGATGAAGCGCATCGGACTCCTTAGCGATACCCATGGCTGGTTGGATCCGCGCCTGCAAGAGCATTTCAAGGAGTGTGATGAGATCTGGCATGCGGGTGACATCGGCGGGAAAACCGTGACCGATGAGCTGCAACGCTGGAAGCCATTGCGTGCGATCCACGGCAACATCGACGATGCCAAAACCCGTCTGGATTTCCCTTCCGACCAGCGCTTCACGGTCGAAGGCGTGCGCGTTTGGATGACGCACATCGGCGGAAGGCCCCCGCGCTACGACCCGGCCGTGCGG
Coding sequences:
- the trxA gene encoding thioredoxin — its product is MALELTDSNFEELALKSDKPVMVDFWAEWCGPCRMVGPVVEELSKEYEGKAVIGKVNVDNNPGVATKYGIRSIPTILFLKNGEVVDRSVGAVPKAQLASKLEGQLTPVA
- a CDS encoding ABC transporter ATP-binding protein; translated protein: MSGTKGKAFDVGLFRRVMQFVRPYRRLFWITFALTIFLSLVAVVRPVLMAKMVDNYAVKGDLNGLYMMMAIVVGLLVVEGIVQFYQGYWTSWLGQTITFDLRQQLFTKIVGFRMRYFDRTPIGTLVTRVISDIGTIESIFSQGLLSIMGDLLKLTVVVVVMFVYNWELALWSMVPIPLLLWATNIFKNAIQKSFQDVRTQVARLNAFVQEHIQGMAIVQLFGRERQEYRKFTAINKEHRGAHIRSVFAYSLFFPIVEILSAVSLAFLIWWGVGDVLKGVATFGELIAYIQFINMLYRPIRQLADRFNVLQMGMVGSERVFAVLDTEATMDESGTLSTAEVQGNIAFVDLWFAYIDEEYVLKNISFTAKAGQMIALVGATGSGKSSIVNVLSRAYEYQKGKVLLDGVNIRDYRLGELRKSVSVVLQDVFLFSDTVHNNITLHDDKISREEVIAAAKAVGAHDFIMQLPLGYDTDVRERGAILSVGQRQLLAFMRAFVNQPKVLVLDEATSSVDSMSEQLIQQATEKITQGRTSIVIAHRLSTIQKADRILVIGEGRIIEQGSHQELLAMNGAYRKLYDLQFA
- the truA gene encoding tRNA pseudouridine(38-40) synthase TruA; this encodes MPRYFMELAYDGTPYRGWQRQLAGTTTVQEEVERALRMRLRRPKVTALGCGRTDTGVHASSYFIHFDAPEPIENTDGFYNSINGMLPPSIAAKRLIPVADDAHARFSAREREYTYLIHRRKDPFLHDKSCLLSVELDVAAMDAACQVLIGTQDFSCFQRTGSDNGTSICDVRQANWVATEVGYRFTITADRYLRNMVRAIVGTCIRIGKGHWPVEYMAEVLASHDRGKAGKSAPACGLYLSRIEYPFIQQREA
- a CDS encoding metallophosphoesterase family protein, with protein sequence MKRIGLLSDTHGWLDPRLQEHFKECDEIWHAGDIGGKTVTDELQRWKPLRAIHGNIDDAKTRLDFPSDQRFTVEGVRVWMTHIGGRPPRYDPAVRDELKRDPPTLFICGHSHICMVKFDAALNMLYMNPGATGRHGWHKVRTALRFTIDGVKLKDLEVIELGPRGAGE